A window from Symphalangus syndactylus isolate Jambi chromosome 22, NHGRI_mSymSyn1-v2.1_pri, whole genome shotgun sequence encodes these proteins:
- the CCNL2 gene encoding cyclin-L2 isoform X2, giving the protein MAAAAAAGAAGSAAPAAAAGTPGSGGTPSGSQGVLIGDRLYSGVLITLENCLLPDDKLRFTPSMSSGLDTDTETDLRVVGCELIQAAGILLRLPQVAMATGQVLFQRFFYTKSFVKHSMEHVSMACVHLASKIEEAPRRIRDVINVFHRLRQLREKKKPVPLLLDQDYVNLKNQIIKAERRVLKELGFCVHVKHPHKIIVMYLQVLECERNQHLVQTSWNYMNDSLRTDVFVRFQPESIACACIYLAARTLEIPLPSRPHWFLLFGATEEEIQEICLKILQLYARKKVDLTHLEGEVEKRKHAIEEAKAQARGLLPGGAQVLDGTSGFSPAPKLVESPKEGKGSKPSPLSVKNTKRRLEGSKKAKADSPVNGLPKGRESRSRSRSREQSYSRSPSRSASPKRRKSDSGSTSGGSKSQSRSRSRSDSPPRQAPRSAPYKGSEIRGSRKSKDCKYPQKPHKSRSRSSSRSRSRSRERVDNPGKYKKKSHYYRDQRRERSRSYERTGRRYERDHPGHSRHRRSPLSAERCEFGWHKSGLEAFVHEWNTITKEEDRPAGLSSPCCSVLMGPGDPWWWWSPAGDWLA; this is encoded by the exons atggcggcggcggcggcggctggggCTGCAGGGTCGGCAGCTCCCGCGGCAGCGGCCGGCACCCCGGGATCTGGGGGCACACCCTCAGGGTCGCAGGGGGTGCTGATTGGGGACAGGCTGTATTCCGGGGTGCTCATCACCTTGGAGAACTGTCTCCTGCCTGACGACAAGCTCCGTTTCACGCCGTCCATGTCGAGCGGCCTCGACACCGACACAGAGACCGACCTCCGCGTGGTGGGCTGCGAGCTCATCCAGGCGGCCGGCATCCTGCTCCGCCTGCCGCAG GTGGCCATGGCTACCGGGCAGGTGTTGTTCCAGCGGTTCTTTTATACCAAGTCTTTCGTGAAGCACTCCATGGAG CATGTGTCAATGGCCTGTGTCCACCTGGCTTCCAAGATAGAAGAGGCCCCAAGACGCATACGGGACGTCATCAATGTGTTTCACCGCCTTCGACAGCTGAGAGAGAAAAA GAAGCCTGTGCCTCTACTACTGGATCAAGATTATGTTAATTTAAAGAACCAAATTATAAAGGCGGAAAGACGAGTTCTCAAAGAGTTGGGTTTTTGCGTCCATGTGAAGCATCCTCATAAG ATAATCGTTATGTACCTTCAGGTGTTAGAGTGTGAGCGTAATCAACACCTGGTCCAGACCTCATG GAATTACATGAACGACAGCCTTCGCACCGACGTCTTCGTGCGGTTCCAGCCAGAGAGCATCGCCTGTGCCTGCATTTATCTTGCTGCCCGGACGCTGGAG ATCCCTTTGCCCAGTCGTCCCCATTGGTTTCTTTTGTTTGGAGCAACTGAAGAAGAAATTCAGGAAATCTGCTTAAAGATCTTGCAGCTTTATGCCCGGAAAAAG GTTGATCTCACACACCTGGAGGGTGAAGTGGAAAAGAGAAAGCACGCTATCGAAGAGGCAAAGGCCCAAGCCCGGGGCCTGCTGCCTGGGGGCGCACAGGTGCTAGATGGTACCTCAGGGTTCTCTCCTGCCCCCAAGCTGG TGGAATCCCCCAAAGAAGGTAAAGGGAGCAAGCCTTCGCCACTGTCTGTGAAGAACACCAAgaggaggctggagggcagcaaaAAAGCCAAGGCGGACAGCCCCGTGAACGG CTTGCCAAAGGGGCGAGAGAGTCGAAGTCGGAGCCGGAGCCGTGAGCAGAGCTACTCGAGGTCCCCATCCCGATCAGCATCTCCTAAGAGGAG GAAAAGTGACAGCGGCTCCACATCTGGTGGGTCCAAGTCGCAGAGCCGCTCCCGGAGCCGGAGTGACTCCCCACCGAGACAGGCCCCCCGCAGCGCTCCCTACAAAGGCTCTGAGATTCGGGGCTCCCGGAAGTCCAAGGACTGCAAGTACCCCCAGAAGCCACACAAGTCTCGGAGCCGGAGTTCTTCCCGTTCTCGAAGCAGGTCACGGGAGCGGGTGGATAATCCGGGAAAATACAAGAAGAAAAGTCATTACTACAGAGATCAGCGACGGGAGCGCTCGAGGTCGTATGAACGCACAGGCCGTCGCTATGAGCGGGACCACCCTGGGCACAGCAGGCATCGGAG ATCCCCACTTTCTGCAGAGAGGTGTGAATTTGGGTGGCACAAAAGTGGATTAGAAGCATTTGTCCATGAATGGAATACAATAACAAAAGAg
- the CCNL2 gene encoding cyclin-L2 isoform X1: MAAAAAAGAAGSAAPAAAAGTPGSGGTPSGSQGVLIGDRLYSGVLITLENCLLPDDKLRFTPSMSSGLDTDTETDLRVVGCELIQAAGILLRLPQVAMATGQVLFQRFFYTKSFVKHSMEHVSMACVHLASKIEEAPRRIRDVINVFHRLRQLREKKKPVPLLLDQDYVNLKNQIIKAERRVLKELGFCVHVKHPHKIIVMYLQVLECERNQHLVQTSWNYMNDSLRTDVFVRFQPESIACACIYLAARTLEIPLPSRPHWFLLFGATEEEIQEICLKILQLYARKKVDLTHLEGEVEKRKHAIEEAKAQARGLLPGGAQVLDGTSGFSPAPKLVESPKEGKGSKPSPLSVKNTKRRLEGSKKAKADSPVNGLPKGRESRSRSRSREQSYSRSPSRSASPKRRKSDSGSTSGGSKSQSRSRSRSDSPPRQAPRSAPYKGSEIRGSRKSKDCKYPQKPHKSRSRSSSRSRSRSRERVDNPGKYKKKSHYYRDQRRERSRSYERTGRRYERDHPGHSRHRRSPLSAERCEFGWHKSGLEAFVHEWNTITKEVLFSLSLFFFFFFFLGDRVSPCCPGWGAVAQSWLTATSASRVQVILPSQPPE, translated from the exons atggcggcggcggcggcggctggggCTGCAGGGTCGGCAGCTCCCGCGGCAGCGGCCGGCACCCCGGGATCTGGGGGCACACCCTCAGGGTCGCAGGGGGTGCTGATTGGGGACAGGCTGTATTCCGGGGTGCTCATCACCTTGGAGAACTGTCTCCTGCCTGACGACAAGCTCCGTTTCACGCCGTCCATGTCGAGCGGCCTCGACACCGACACAGAGACCGACCTCCGCGTGGTGGGCTGCGAGCTCATCCAGGCGGCCGGCATCCTGCTCCGCCTGCCGCAG GTGGCCATGGCTACCGGGCAGGTGTTGTTCCAGCGGTTCTTTTATACCAAGTCTTTCGTGAAGCACTCCATGGAG CATGTGTCAATGGCCTGTGTCCACCTGGCTTCCAAGATAGAAGAGGCCCCAAGACGCATACGGGACGTCATCAATGTGTTTCACCGCCTTCGACAGCTGAGAGAGAAAAA GAAGCCTGTGCCTCTACTACTGGATCAAGATTATGTTAATTTAAAGAACCAAATTATAAAGGCGGAAAGACGAGTTCTCAAAGAGTTGGGTTTTTGCGTCCATGTGAAGCATCCTCATAAG ATAATCGTTATGTACCTTCAGGTGTTAGAGTGTGAGCGTAATCAACACCTGGTCCAGACCTCATG GAATTACATGAACGACAGCCTTCGCACCGACGTCTTCGTGCGGTTCCAGCCAGAGAGCATCGCCTGTGCCTGCATTTATCTTGCTGCCCGGACGCTGGAG ATCCCTTTGCCCAGTCGTCCCCATTGGTTTCTTTTGTTTGGAGCAACTGAAGAAGAAATTCAGGAAATCTGCTTAAAGATCTTGCAGCTTTATGCCCGGAAAAAG GTTGATCTCACACACCTGGAGGGTGAAGTGGAAAAGAGAAAGCACGCTATCGAAGAGGCAAAGGCCCAAGCCCGGGGCCTGCTGCCTGGGGGCGCACAGGTGCTAGATGGTACCTCAGGGTTCTCTCCTGCCCCCAAGCTGG TGGAATCCCCCAAAGAAGGTAAAGGGAGCAAGCCTTCGCCACTGTCTGTGAAGAACACCAAgaggaggctggagggcagcaaaAAAGCCAAGGCGGACAGCCCCGTGAACGG CTTGCCAAAGGGGCGAGAGAGTCGAAGTCGGAGCCGGAGCCGTGAGCAGAGCTACTCGAGGTCCCCATCCCGATCAGCATCTCCTAAGAGGAG GAAAAGTGACAGCGGCTCCACATCTGGTGGGTCCAAGTCGCAGAGCCGCTCCCGGAGCCGGAGTGACTCCCCACCGAGACAGGCCCCCCGCAGCGCTCCCTACAAAGGCTCTGAGATTCGGGGCTCCCGGAAGTCCAAGGACTGCAAGTACCCCCAGAAGCCACACAAGTCTCGGAGCCGGAGTTCTTCCCGTTCTCGAAGCAGGTCACGGGAGCGGGTGGATAATCCGGGAAAATACAAGAAGAAAAGTCATTACTACAGAGATCAGCGACGGGAGCGCTCGAGGTCGTATGAACGCACAGGCCGTCGCTATGAGCGGGACCACCCTGGGCACAGCAGGCATCGGAG ATCCCCACTTTCTGCAGAGAGGTGTGAATTTGGGTGGCACAAAAGTGGATTAGAAGCATTTGTCCATGAATGGAATACAATAACAAAAGAggtacttttctctctctctctctttttttttttttttttttttttgggagacagagtctcgccctgttgcccaggctggggtgcagtggcgcaatcttggctcactgcaacctctgcctcccgagttcaagtgattctcccatctcagcctcctgagtag
- the CCNL2 gene encoding cyclin-L2 isoform X4 translates to MAAAAAAGAAGSAAPAAAAGTPGSGGTPSGSQGVLIGDRLYSGVLITLENCLLPDDKLRFTPSMSSGLDTDTETDLRVVGCELIQAAGILLRLPQVAMATGQVLFQRFFYTKSFVKHSMEHVSMACVHLASKIEEAPRRIRDVINVFHRLRQLREKKKPVPLLLDQDYVNLKNQIIKAERRVLKELGFCVHVKHPHKIIVMYLQVLECERNQHLVQTSWNYMNDSLRTDVFVRFQPESIACACIYLAARTLEIPLPSRPHWFLLFGATEEEIQEICLKILQLYARKKVDLTHLEGEVEKRKHAIEEAKAQARGLLPGGAQVLDGTSGFSPAPKLVESPKEGKGSKPSPLSVKNTKRRLEGSKKAKADSPVNGLPKGRESRSRSRSREQSYSRSPSRSASPKRRKSDSGSTSGGSKSQSRSRSRSDSPPRQAPRSAPYKGSEIRGSRKSKDCKYPQKPHKSRSRSSSRSRSRSRERVDNPGKYKKKSHYYRDQRRERSRSYERTGRRYERDHPGHSRHRR, encoded by the exons atggcggcggcggcggcggctggggCTGCAGGGTCGGCAGCTCCCGCGGCAGCGGCCGGCACCCCGGGATCTGGGGGCACACCCTCAGGGTCGCAGGGGGTGCTGATTGGGGACAGGCTGTATTCCGGGGTGCTCATCACCTTGGAGAACTGTCTCCTGCCTGACGACAAGCTCCGTTTCACGCCGTCCATGTCGAGCGGCCTCGACACCGACACAGAGACCGACCTCCGCGTGGTGGGCTGCGAGCTCATCCAGGCGGCCGGCATCCTGCTCCGCCTGCCGCAG GTGGCCATGGCTACCGGGCAGGTGTTGTTCCAGCGGTTCTTTTATACCAAGTCTTTCGTGAAGCACTCCATGGAG CATGTGTCAATGGCCTGTGTCCACCTGGCTTCCAAGATAGAAGAGGCCCCAAGACGCATACGGGACGTCATCAATGTGTTTCACCGCCTTCGACAGCTGAGAGAGAAAAA GAAGCCTGTGCCTCTACTACTGGATCAAGATTATGTTAATTTAAAGAACCAAATTATAAAGGCGGAAAGACGAGTTCTCAAAGAGTTGGGTTTTTGCGTCCATGTGAAGCATCCTCATAAG ATAATCGTTATGTACCTTCAGGTGTTAGAGTGTGAGCGTAATCAACACCTGGTCCAGACCTCATG GAATTACATGAACGACAGCCTTCGCACCGACGTCTTCGTGCGGTTCCAGCCAGAGAGCATCGCCTGTGCCTGCATTTATCTTGCTGCCCGGACGCTGGAG ATCCCTTTGCCCAGTCGTCCCCATTGGTTTCTTTTGTTTGGAGCAACTGAAGAAGAAATTCAGGAAATCTGCTTAAAGATCTTGCAGCTTTATGCCCGGAAAAAG GTTGATCTCACACACCTGGAGGGTGAAGTGGAAAAGAGAAAGCACGCTATCGAAGAGGCAAAGGCCCAAGCCCGGGGCCTGCTGCCTGGGGGCGCACAGGTGCTAGATGGTACCTCAGGGTTCTCTCCTGCCCCCAAGCTGG TGGAATCCCCCAAAGAAGGTAAAGGGAGCAAGCCTTCGCCACTGTCTGTGAAGAACACCAAgaggaggctggagggcagcaaaAAAGCCAAGGCGGACAGCCCCGTGAACGG CTTGCCAAAGGGGCGAGAGAGTCGAAGTCGGAGCCGGAGCCGTGAGCAGAGCTACTCGAGGTCCCCATCCCGATCAGCATCTCCTAAGAGGAG GAAAAGTGACAGCGGCTCCACATCTGGTGGGTCCAAGTCGCAGAGCCGCTCCCGGAGCCGGAGTGACTCCCCACCGAGACAGGCCCCCCGCAGCGCTCCCTACAAAGGCTCTGAGATTCGGGGCTCCCGGAAGTCCAAGGACTGCAAGTACCCCCAGAAGCCACACAAGTCTCGGAGCCGGAGTTCTTCCCGTTCTCGAAGCAGGTCACGGGAGCGGGTGGATAATCCGGGAAAATACAAGAAGAAAAGTCATTACTACAGAGATCAGCGACGGGAGCGCTCGAGGTCGTATGAACGCACAGGCCGTCGCTATGAGCGGGACCACCCTGGGCACAGCAGGCATCGGAGGTGA
- the CCNL2 gene encoding cyclin-L2 isoform X3, which yields MAAAAAAGAAGSAAPAAAAGTPGSGGTPSGSQGVLIGDRLYSGVLITLENCLLPDDKLRFTPSMSSGLDTDTETDLRVVGCELIQAAGILLRLPQVAMATGQVLFQRFFYTKSFVKHSMEHVSMACVHLASKIEEAPRRIRDVINVFHRLRQLREKKKPVPLLLDQDYVNLKNQIIKAERRVLKELGFCVHVKHPHKIIVMYLQVLECERNQHLVQTSWNYMNDSLRTDVFVRFQPESIACACIYLAARTLEIPLPSRPHWFLLFGATEEEIQEICLKILQLYARKKVDLTHLEGEVEKRKHAIEEAKAQARGLLPGGAQVLDGTSGFSPAPKLVESPKEGKGSKPSPLSVKNTKRRLEGSKKAKADSPVNGLPKGRESRSRSRSREQSYSRSPSRSASPKRRKSDSGSTSGGSKSQSRSRSRSDSPPRQAPRSAPYKGSEIRGSRKSKDCKYPQKPHKSRSRSSSRSRSRSRERVDNPGKYKKKSHYYRDQRRERSRSYERTGRRYERDHPGHSRHRSAECRPPAPK from the exons atggcggcggcggcggcggctggggCTGCAGGGTCGGCAGCTCCCGCGGCAGCGGCCGGCACCCCGGGATCTGGGGGCACACCCTCAGGGTCGCAGGGGGTGCTGATTGGGGACAGGCTGTATTCCGGGGTGCTCATCACCTTGGAGAACTGTCTCCTGCCTGACGACAAGCTCCGTTTCACGCCGTCCATGTCGAGCGGCCTCGACACCGACACAGAGACCGACCTCCGCGTGGTGGGCTGCGAGCTCATCCAGGCGGCCGGCATCCTGCTCCGCCTGCCGCAG GTGGCCATGGCTACCGGGCAGGTGTTGTTCCAGCGGTTCTTTTATACCAAGTCTTTCGTGAAGCACTCCATGGAG CATGTGTCAATGGCCTGTGTCCACCTGGCTTCCAAGATAGAAGAGGCCCCAAGACGCATACGGGACGTCATCAATGTGTTTCACCGCCTTCGACAGCTGAGAGAGAAAAA GAAGCCTGTGCCTCTACTACTGGATCAAGATTATGTTAATTTAAAGAACCAAATTATAAAGGCGGAAAGACGAGTTCTCAAAGAGTTGGGTTTTTGCGTCCATGTGAAGCATCCTCATAAG ATAATCGTTATGTACCTTCAGGTGTTAGAGTGTGAGCGTAATCAACACCTGGTCCAGACCTCATG GAATTACATGAACGACAGCCTTCGCACCGACGTCTTCGTGCGGTTCCAGCCAGAGAGCATCGCCTGTGCCTGCATTTATCTTGCTGCCCGGACGCTGGAG ATCCCTTTGCCCAGTCGTCCCCATTGGTTTCTTTTGTTTGGAGCAACTGAAGAAGAAATTCAGGAAATCTGCTTAAAGATCTTGCAGCTTTATGCCCGGAAAAAG GTTGATCTCACACACCTGGAGGGTGAAGTGGAAAAGAGAAAGCACGCTATCGAAGAGGCAAAGGCCCAAGCCCGGGGCCTGCTGCCTGGGGGCGCACAGGTGCTAGATGGTACCTCAGGGTTCTCTCCTGCCCCCAAGCTGG TGGAATCCCCCAAAGAAGGTAAAGGGAGCAAGCCTTCGCCACTGTCTGTGAAGAACACCAAgaggaggctggagggcagcaaaAAAGCCAAGGCGGACAGCCCCGTGAACGG CTTGCCAAAGGGGCGAGAGAGTCGAAGTCGGAGCCGGAGCCGTGAGCAGAGCTACTCGAGGTCCCCATCCCGATCAGCATCTCCTAAGAGGAG GAAAAGTGACAGCGGCTCCACATCTGGTGGGTCCAAGTCGCAGAGCCGCTCCCGGAGCCGGAGTGACTCCCCACCGAGACAGGCCCCCCGCAGCGCTCCCTACAAAGGCTCTGAGATTCGGGGCTCCCGGAAGTCCAAGGACTGCAAGTACCCCCAGAAGCCACACAAGTCTCGGAGCCGGAGTTCTTCCCGTTCTCGAAGCAGGTCACGGGAGCGGGTGGATAATCCGGGAAAATACAAGAAGAAAAGTCATTACTACAGAGATCAGCGACGGGAGCGCTCGAGGTCGTATGAACGCACAGGCCGTCGCTATGAGCGGGACCACCCTGGGCACAGCAGGCATCGGAG TGCTGAGTGCAGGCCACCAGCTCCTAAATAG
- the CCNL2 gene encoding cyclin-L2 isoform X5 — protein sequence MAAAAAAGAAGSAAPAAAAGTPGSGGTPSGSQGVLIGDRLYSGVLITLENCLLPDDKLRFTPSMSSGLDTDTETDLRVVGCELIQAAGILLRLPQVAMATGQVLFQRFFYTKSFVKHSMEHVSMACVHLASKIEEAPRRIRDVINVFHRLRQLREKKKPVPLLLDQDYVNLKNQIIKAERRVLKELGFCVHVKHPHKIIVMYLQVLECERNQHLVQTSWVASEGK from the exons atggcggcggcggcggcggctggggCTGCAGGGTCGGCAGCTCCCGCGGCAGCGGCCGGCACCCCGGGATCTGGGGGCACACCCTCAGGGTCGCAGGGGGTGCTGATTGGGGACAGGCTGTATTCCGGGGTGCTCATCACCTTGGAGAACTGTCTCCTGCCTGACGACAAGCTCCGTTTCACGCCGTCCATGTCGAGCGGCCTCGACACCGACACAGAGACCGACCTCCGCGTGGTGGGCTGCGAGCTCATCCAGGCGGCCGGCATCCTGCTCCGCCTGCCGCAG GTGGCCATGGCTACCGGGCAGGTGTTGTTCCAGCGGTTCTTTTATACCAAGTCTTTCGTGAAGCACTCCATGGAG CATGTGTCAATGGCCTGTGTCCACCTGGCTTCCAAGATAGAAGAGGCCCCAAGACGCATACGGGACGTCATCAATGTGTTTCACCGCCTTCGACAGCTGAGAGAGAAAAA GAAGCCTGTGCCTCTACTACTGGATCAAGATTATGTTAATTTAAAGAACCAAATTATAAAGGCGGAAAGACGAGTTCTCAAAGAGTTGGGTTTTTGCGTCCATGTGAAGCATCCTCATAAG ATAATCGTTATGTACCTTCAGGTGTTAGAGTGTGAGCGTAATCAACACCTGGTCCAGACCTCATG GGTAGCCTCTGAGGGTAAGTGA